In the genome of Desulfovibrio desulfuricans, one region contains:
- a CDS encoding multidrug effflux MFS transporter yields MRITENDYIAGAGARLPRRRRLFLALLLGLMAAFGPLCTDTYLPSLPVLAADLSISTATTQLTITACLLGMALGQLFVGPLSDSTGRRKPLFVALMFFTLASVCCAAARSGNSFIALRFAQGLGGAGGIVLARAMACDLFRGAELTNFMSLLMVVNGIAPITGPLLGGWLASMAGWPSIFYFLTGFGVLLIVLSALGLPETLPQGMRRDGGLRASWTAMGALLRQKPFMCYVGVQGFTMGGFFGYVAASPFVLQGMYGLSPKTYSILFGCNALSLMFFAFGTARNARRLGEARLLRIGNTLRAVACLGVLAVTVVTPASPVPLLIGLFFMIALQGMTLPTSFTLGISAQNVGAGTASGILGVSVFIFGALTSPLVGLAGGGTALPLGIVCAVTGVASALLGYVGDRELKKLRESSGAEAQP; encoded by the coding sequence ATGCGCATTACGGAAAACGACTATATTGCGGGGGCGGGAGCACGGTTGCCGCGCCGGCGCCGGCTGTTTCTGGCCCTTTTGCTGGGTCTGATGGCCGCCTTTGGCCCCCTGTGCACCGATACGTACCTGCCGAGCCTGCCCGTGCTGGCGGCAGACCTTTCCATCTCTACCGCAACCACCCAGCTGACCATCACGGCCTGCCTGCTGGGCATGGCCCTTGGGCAGCTTTTTGTGGGGCCGCTTTCAGATTCGACCGGGCGGCGCAAGCCCCTGTTTGTGGCCCTGATGTTTTTTACGCTGGCCTCGGTCTGTTGCGCCGCCGCCCGGTCGGGCAACAGTTTTATTGCCCTGCGCTTTGCCCAGGGGCTTGGCGGGGCGGGCGGCATTGTGCTGGCCCGCGCCATGGCCTGCGACCTGTTTCGCGGGGCGGAGCTGACCAACTTCATGAGCCTGCTCATGGTCGTCAACGGCATTGCGCCCATCACCGGGCCTCTGCTGGGCGGCTGGCTGGCTTCAATGGCAGGGTGGCCCTCCATTTTTTACTTTTTAACCGGCTTTGGCGTGCTGCTGATCGTGCTCAGCGCGCTTGGCCTGCCCGAAACCCTGCCGCAGGGCATGCGCCGCGACGGCGGCCTGCGCGCCTCGTGGACGGCCATGGGCGCACTGCTGCGGCAAAAGCCTTTTATGTGCTATGTGGGCGTGCAGGGTTTTACCATGGGCGGCTTTTTTGGCTACGTGGCGGCCTCGCCCTTTGTGTTGCAGGGCATGTACGGGCTTTCGCCCAAGACCTACAGCATCCTTTTTGGCTGCAATGCCCTGAGCCTCATGTTTTTTGCCTTTGGTACGGCGCGCAACGCCCGCCGCCTTGGCGAGGCCCGCCTGCTGCGCATCGGCAATACCCTGCGCGCAGTGGCCTGCCTCGGTGTACTGGCCGTAACCGTGGTTACGCCCGCCTCGCCCGTGCCCCTGCTCATAGGCCTGTTTTTTATGATTGCCCTGCAGGGCATGACCCTGCCCACCAGCTTTACCCTTGGCATCAGCGCGCAGAACGTGGGCGCGGGCACGGCTTCTGGCATACTGGGGGTCTCGGTGTTTATTTTTGGCGCGCTCACTTCGCCCCTTGTGGGCCTGGCGGGGGGCGGCACGGCGTTGCCCTTGGGTATTGTATGCGCGGTGACTGGCGTTGCCTCGGCGTTGCTTGGGTATGTGGGCGACCGCGAGCTGAAAAAGCTCAGGGAATCCAGCGGGGCGGAGGCGCAGCCGTAA
- a CDS encoding class I SAM-dependent methyltransferase encodes MDWDAQLYDKSHDFVAAYGGSLLGLLPDRLDFVVDLGCGTGALTGPLTAKATRVVGIDASPDMIAQARLRLPQVEFLVMDACEMPWNGCVDALFSNAALHWIEDQERLTATMARVLRPGGMLVCEFGARGNIGRLRAAFAEAFQTALGSEGLGPAYLNSERFYFPSADEYAARLARHGFSVRLAEEYDRPTPLKGGKEGLARWMSQFFAQDLDCLPPAAQENVFSAVADALRASLWDGGQWIADYRRLRVVAVKH; translated from the coding sequence ATGGATTGGGATGCCCAACTGTATGACAAAAGCCACGACTTTGTGGCGGCATACGGCGGAAGCCTGCTCGGCCTGCTGCCGGACAGGCTGGATTTTGTCGTCGACCTCGGTTGCGGCACTGGGGCGCTCACGGGCCCGTTGACGGCCAAAGCCACGCGGGTGGTGGGCATTGACGCCTCGCCGGACATGATAGCTCAGGCCCGGCTGCGCTTGCCGCAGGTGGAATTTCTGGTAATGGATGCCTGCGAGATGCCGTGGAACGGTTGCGTGGACGCCCTGTTTTCCAATGCCGCCCTGCACTGGATTGAAGATCAGGAGCGGCTGACCGCGACCATGGCCCGCGTGCTTCGCCCCGGCGGCATGCTCGTGTGCGAATTTGGCGCGCGCGGCAACATCGGGCGTCTGCGCGCGGCCTTTGCCGAGGCCTTTCAGACGGCGCTGGGCAGCGAGGGCCTGGGCCCGGCGTATCTGAACAGCGAGCGTTTTTACTTTCCTTCGGCGGACGAGTACGCGGCGCGGCTCGCACGGCACGGGTTTTCTGTGCGGTTGGCCGAGGAATACGACAGGCCCACGCCGCTCAAAGGCGGCAAGGAAGGCCTTGCCCGCTGGATGAGCCAGTTTTTTGCCCAGGATCTGGACTGTCTGCCGCCTGCGGCGCAGGAAAATGTTTTTTCCGCCGTGGCCGATGCCTTGCGGGCGTCGCTGTGGGACGGCGGTCAGTGGATTGCTGATTATCGGCGGCTGCGGGTTGTGGCCGTAAAACACTAG
- the speB gene encoding agmatinase, which produces MQDKFLASEYSPSAPDAAGFHIIPVPLEQSVSYGGGTAQGPQALLAASHQLEAWESGFAPGEAGFFTAEPVDCSGPVTDTLDRIEAAVAHAIACEAVPVVLGGEHTVTLGALRALARQAEKTGEPFGVVQFDAHADLRPQYEGSPYSHASVMYRAVADLGLPLTQFAVRDFCREEAAIRKQFNVTHYDAYFIARVGLPDQPLPEGFPKNIYITFDVDGFDSSIMPATGTPSPGGINWREAQYILERCVAGRRVVGLDVVELAPIKGLHHADFTAAKLTHLIMGLAHDANHKEQQA; this is translated from the coding sequence ATGCAAGACAAGTTTCTGGCTTCGGAATATTCACCATCAGCGCCCGATGCGGCTGGCTTTCATATTATCCCTGTTCCGCTGGAGCAGAGCGTTTCGTACGGCGGCGGCACAGCTCAAGGCCCACAGGCCCTGCTTGCCGCCTCGCATCAGCTGGAGGCATGGGAAAGCGGCTTTGCGCCTGGCGAAGCGGGTTTTTTTACCGCCGAGCCGGTGGACTGCTCCGGCCCGGTGACGGACACCCTTGACCGCATCGAGGCCGCCGTGGCCCACGCCATTGCCTGCGAGGCCGTGCCCGTGGTGCTGGGCGGCGAGCATACGGTAACCCTGGGCGCGCTGCGGGCCTTGGCCCGGCAGGCCGAAAAAACAGGCGAACCCTTTGGCGTCGTGCAGTTTGACGCTCACGCCGACCTGCGGCCCCAGTATGAAGGCAGCCCGTACTCGCACGCCAGCGTCATGTACCGCGCCGTGGCCGATCTTGGTCTGCCGCTCACGCAGTTTGCCGTGCGCGACTTTTGCCGGGAGGAGGCCGCAATCCGCAAGCAGTTTAACGTGACGCACTACGACGCCTATTTTATCGCCCGCGTGGGGCTGCCCGACCAGCCCCTGCCCGAGGGCTTTCCCAAAAATATTTACATAACCTTTGATGTGGACGGATTTGATTCGTCCATCATGCCCGCCACCGGCACGCCTTCGCCAGGCGGCATCAACTGGCGCGAGGCCCAGTATATACTTGAGCGCTGCGTGGCCGGTCGCCGCGTGGTGGGGCTGGACGTGGTGGAGCTGGCCCCCATCAAGGGGCTGCACCATGCCGATTTTACGGCGGCCAAGCTGACCCACCTCATTATGGGCCTGGCCCACGATGCCAACCACAAGGAGCAGCAAGCATGA
- the panB gene encoding 3-methyl-2-oxobutanoate hydroxymethyltransferase, whose amino-acid sequence MKNTAVTFREAKGQDKLVMLTAYDYSTARVMDMAGVDALLVGDSLGMVMLGYPDTLSVTMDDMVRHCAAVARGAQQALVVCDMPYMSYHVSVEETVRNAARLMTEGRAQAVKLEGGAEFVAEVRALTRASIPVMGHLGLTPQSINAFGGFKVQGKSMAAAQKLLDDARVLQDAGAFALVLECVPAALAERVTQALAIPVIGIGAGAGCDGQVLVWQDMTGMTQSHLPRFVKRFGDVGASLRAAVEAYSREVRAGAFPAEDHVYPLPDGMEKTLKKLK is encoded by the coding sequence ATGAAGAACACCGCAGTTACCTTCCGCGAAGCCAAAGGGCAGGACAAGCTTGTCATGCTGACGGCTTATGATTACAGCACTGCGCGGGTTATGGATATGGCCGGTGTGGACGCCCTGCTGGTGGGCGATTCGCTGGGTATGGTGATGCTGGGCTACCCCGATACGCTTTCCGTAACCATGGACGACATGGTTCGACATTGCGCGGCTGTGGCGCGTGGGGCGCAACAGGCCCTTGTGGTCTGCGACATGCCCTATATGAGCTACCATGTGTCGGTGGAAGAAACAGTGCGCAACGCCGCCCGCCTGATGACCGAAGGCCGGGCGCAGGCGGTCAAGCTTGAAGGCGGGGCGGAATTTGTCGCCGAGGTGCGGGCGCTGACGCGGGCGTCCATCCCCGTGATGGGGCATCTGGGGCTTACGCCGCAATCGATAAACGCCTTTGGCGGCTTTAAGGTGCAGGGCAAAAGCATGGCTGCGGCCCAAAAGCTGCTGGACGACGCCCGCGTCCTGCAGGACGCCGGGGCCTTTGCCCTGGTGCTCGAATGCGTGCCCGCCGCTTTGGCCGAGCGCGTCACGCAGGCCCTTGCCATCCCGGTCATAGGCATTGGCGCGGGCGCTGGCTGCGATGGTCAGGTGCTGGTGTGGCAGGACATGACGGGCATGACCCAAAGCCACCTGCCGCGTTTTGTCAAACGCTTTGGCGATGTGGGGGCCAGCCTGCGCGCTGCTGTTGAAGCTTACTCGCGTGAAGTGCGCGCCGGGGCCTTCCCCGCCGAGGACCACGTCTACCCCCTGCCCGACGGCATGGAAAAGACGCTGAAAAAGCTTAAGTAA
- a CDS encoding DEAD/DEAH box helicase, translating to MSVGEYITALLASEKLGPQVTCHRIFAAVEPRYAPTRLPWPAAISRVLEQRGIAGLYSHQALATDHIRAGHSVVAATPTASGKSLIYNLPVLDRYLRDRDARALYLFPLKALAQDQLGAFNALVESWPCEARPTAALYDGDTSDHFRRKIRRNPPTVLISNPEMLHLGILPYHEQWAEFLAGLSHVVVDEAHTYRGVFGAHMAQVFRRLNRIAGRYGARPVYVLCTATVGNPGELAAALTGTASPADTSTAQAGADAAILQSTARMPAAPVVIDQSGAPQGPRHFVFLNPEQSAATAAIDLLKAALARNLRTIVYCRSRRMTELISLWAGQSGTFAEHISAYRAGFLPEERRSIEARMASGDLLAVVSTSALELGIDIGGLDVCILVGYPGTVMATLQRGGRVGRAQQESAVIVVAGEDALDQYFARNPEDFFTRPPEKAVVNPDNEVILTRHLECAAAEMPLTPGDAMLASPAARAAARALHAKGLLLQSADGTQLLAARKRPQRHVDLRGTGQTFTIEDQDGQIIGSVDGFRAWQETHPGAVYLHRGRSYVIDEMDPARARIVAKAAKVSWFTRTRGQKSTDILEEVERVSLGRVLACRGRLRITDIVTGYEKRSTSGNRLLTITPLDAPPQVFETEGLWFVIPDSIRASLEEKFLHYMGSIHALEHAAIGLLPLLIMADRNDFGGISTPLHAQTGLSGVFIYDGLPGGAGLTRQAFPDARGLLEATLKAVAACPCEDGCPSCVHSPKCGSGNRPISKIGALELLREMLAPGTEGDALYRELRISPAPDRLDMEMADAASALGAVARPALSALEFINTDSLPDAAAHPAMEDQSMSKKQPAPDNQNNLFGFAAQPVLSVNVPEPQGATRSKAGAQAGETFDAAGLLTHTPVPPPKNFVVFDVETRRSAAEVGGWNRADRMGVSVAVVYDSKADDYFAYQQEELPALFERLRGADLVVGFNSLRFDYAVLSAFANFDLHRLPSLDLLQRVSERLNYRLSLDNLGQATLNEPKSADGLQALEWWQQGRIDDIATYCRKDVDITRRLYLHGLEHGFLLFSNKAGSRVRVAVDFKRR from the coding sequence GTGTCTGTCGGGGAATATATCACCGCGCTGCTGGCGTCGGAAAAACTGGGGCCGCAGGTCACCTGCCACCGCATTTTTGCAGCGGTAGAGCCGCGCTACGCCCCTACCCGCCTGCCCTGGCCAGCCGCCATCAGCAGGGTGCTCGAGCAGCGCGGCATCGCCGGGCTGTACAGCCATCAGGCGCTGGCCACAGACCATATCCGAGCCGGGCACTCCGTTGTTGCGGCCACGCCCACGGCCAGCGGCAAAAGCCTCATCTACAACCTGCCCGTGCTCGACCGCTACCTGCGCGACCGCGACGCCCGCGCCCTGTATCTCTTTCCGCTCAAGGCGCTGGCGCAGGACCAGCTGGGCGCGTTCAACGCTCTGGTGGAGAGCTGGCCCTGCGAGGCCCGCCCCACCGCCGCCCTGTACGACGGCGACACCAGCGACCACTTCAGGCGCAAAATACGGCGCAACCCGCCCACGGTGCTCATCAGCAACCCGGAGATGCTGCACCTGGGCATTTTGCCGTACCACGAGCAGTGGGCGGAATTTCTGGCGGGCCTGAGCCATGTGGTTGTGGACGAGGCCCACACCTACAGGGGAGTATTCGGGGCGCACATGGCGCAGGTGTTCCGGCGGCTCAACCGCATCGCCGGGCGCTACGGCGCACGGCCCGTCTATGTGCTGTGCACGGCTACCGTGGGCAACCCCGGCGAGCTGGCGGCGGCGCTGACCGGCACGGCCAGCCCAGCTGACACGTCCACCGCGCAGGCAGGGGCTGACGCGGCAATCCTGCAATCCACCGCCCGCATGCCCGCAGCGCCCGTGGTCATTGACCAGTCCGGCGCGCCGCAGGGGCCACGGCATTTTGTCTTTCTCAACCCGGAGCAAAGCGCCGCCACGGCGGCCATTGATCTGCTCAAGGCCGCGCTTGCCCGCAACCTGCGCACCATCGTCTATTGCCGCTCACGCCGCATGACCGAACTCATCAGCCTGTGGGCCGGGCAGTCCGGGACTTTTGCCGAGCATATCTCCGCCTACCGCGCGGGCTTTTTGCCCGAGGAGCGCCGCAGCATCGAGGCCCGCATGGCCTCGGGCGATCTGCTGGCTGTGGTCAGCACCAGCGCGCTGGAGCTGGGCATAGACATTGGCGGTCTGGACGTGTGCATTCTCGTGGGCTACCCCGGCACGGTCATGGCCACCCTGCAGCGAGGCGGCCGCGTGGGGCGCGCCCAGCAGGAATCCGCCGTCATTGTGGTGGCGGGCGAGGACGCGCTGGATCAGTATTTTGCCCGCAATCCCGAGGATTTTTTTACCCGCCCGCCAGAAAAGGCCGTGGTCAACCCGGACAACGAGGTCATCCTCACCCGGCATCTGGAGTGCGCGGCGGCAGAAATGCCGCTCACCCCCGGTGACGCCATGCTGGCAAGCCCGGCAGCCCGCGCCGCAGCCCGCGCCCTGCACGCCAAAGGACTGCTGCTGCAGTCCGCCGACGGCACGCAGTTGCTGGCCGCCCGCAAGCGGCCCCAGCGCCATGTGGATTTGCGCGGCACGGGCCAGACCTTTACCATCGAAGACCAGGACGGCCAGATCATCGGCTCGGTGGACGGTTTCCGCGCATGGCAGGAGACGCACCCCGGCGCGGTCTACCTGCACAGGGGCCGCAGCTACGTGATTGACGAGATGGACCCAGCCCGCGCCCGCATTGTGGCCAAGGCGGCCAAGGTATCGTGGTTTACCCGCACGCGCGGCCAAAAAAGTACTGATATTCTTGAAGAAGTCGAGCGCGTATCGCTGGGCCGCGTGCTGGCGTGCCGGGGACGGCTGCGCATCACGGACATTGTGACCGGCTACGAAAAACGCTCCACCTCGGGCAACCGCCTGCTCACCATCACGCCGCTGGACGCGCCGCCGCAGGTTTTTGAAACCGAAGGCCTGTGGTTTGTCATCCCCGACAGCATCCGCGCCTCGCTGGAAGAAAAGTTTCTGCACTACATGGGCTCCATCCACGCGCTGGAGCACGCGGCCATCGGCCTGCTGCCCCTGCTGATCATGGCCGACCGCAACGACTTTGGCGGCATCTCCACGCCGCTGCACGCGCAGACCGGGCTTTCGGGCGTATTCATTTACGACGGCCTGCCCGGCGGCGCAGGTCTGACGCGCCAGGCCTTTCCCGACGCGCGGGGTCTGCTTGAGGCAACCCTGAAGGCGGTGGCCGCCTGCCCCTGCGAGGACGGCTGCCCCTCGTGCGTGCATTCGCCCAAATGCGGCTCCGGCAACAGGCCCATCAGCAAGATCGGCGCGCTGGAACTGTTGCGCGAGATGCTGGCCCCCGGCACGGAGGGCGACGCCCTGTACCGCGAGCTGCGCATCAGCCCGGCCCCTGACCGGCTCGATATGGAAATGGCCGACGCGGCCTCGGCATTGGGAGCTGTGGCGCGGCCTGCGCTCTCCGCCCTGGAATTTATCAACACGGATAGCCTGCCCGATGCCGCCGCGCACCCTGCAATGGAGGACCAATCCATGAGCAAAAAGCAACCCGCGCCAGACAACCAGAACAACCTGTTCGGGTTTGCAGCGCAGCCGGTTTTGAGCGTCAACGTCCCCGAACCGCAAGGCGCAACCCGCAGCAAGGCTGGCGCTCAGGCAGGGGAGACCTTTGACGCGGCGGGGCTGCTGACGCATACCCCCGTGCCGCCGCCCAAAAATTTTGTGGTCTTTGACGTGGAAACCCGGCGCTCCGCCGCCGAGGTGGGCGGCTGGAACAGGGCCGACCGCATGGGCGTGAGCGTTGCCGTGGTCTACGACAGCAAGGCCGACGACTACTTTGCCTACCAGCAGGAGGAGCTGCCCGCCCTGTTCGAGCGCCTGCGCGGGGCAGACCTTGTGGTCGGCTTTAACAGCCTGCGCTTTGACTATGCCGTGCTCTCGGCCTTTGCGAACTTTGACCTGCACCGCCTGCCCAGCCTCGACCTTTTGCAGCGCGTGTCCGAACGCCTTAACTACAGGCTTTCGCTGGACAACCTCGGACAGGCTACCCTTAACGAACCCAAAAGCGCCGACGGCCTGCAGGCACTCGAGTGGTGGCAACAGGGCCGCATTGACGACATCGCCACATACTGCCGCAAGGATGTGGACATCACCCGCCGTCTCTATCTGCACGGGCTGGAGCACGGTTTTTTGCTGTTCAGCAACAAGGCGGGCTCACGCGTGCGCGTTGCTGTGGACTTTAAACGGCGCTGA
- a CDS encoding acyltransferase, with product MSMLKKALERGLTPSNVISYLCLQIMRVNGAFWGTLRLRLKALALGVRVETGVTAHGPVGLLRWPGSSMRIGAGASLVSSWRRATAAALYAPVRLRTFGPGAGIEIGPGCQLSGTSITARSTVIRLGRQVMVGPNCVVVDSDFHAHWPPEARATNPGMEGDRPVSIGDYAWIGMNCLVLKGVNIGEGAIIGAGSVVTRDVPPFCLAAGSPARVLRCLKPGEKAQQPAGTE from the coding sequence ATGAGCATGCTGAAAAAAGCCCTGGAGCGGGGGCTCACCCCCTCCAACGTCATAAGCTACCTGTGTCTGCAGATCATGCGCGTCAACGGCGCGTTTTGGGGAACCCTGCGCCTGCGCCTCAAGGCTCTGGCCCTTGGCGTGCGTGTAGAGACCGGCGTGACGGCCCACGGTCCGGTGGGGCTATTGCGCTGGCCGGGCAGCAGCATGCGCATCGGCGCTGGCGCAAGCCTTGTCTCATCATGGCGGCGCGCCACGGCAGCCGCACTGTACGCCCCGGTGCGGCTGCGCACCTTTGGCCCGGGGGCGGGCATAGAGATCGGCCCCGGCTGCCAGCTGAGCGGCACTTCCATCACTGCCCGCTCCACGGTCATACGGCTTGGGCGTCAGGTCATGGTTGGCCCCAACTGCGTTGTGGTTGATTCGGACTTTCACGCCCACTGGCCGCCCGAGGCCCGCGCCACAAACCCCGGCATGGAGGGCGACCGCCCCGTGAGCATCGGCGACTACGCCTGGATTGGCATGAACTGTCTTGTTCTCAAAGGCGTGAACATCGGCGAGGGCGCGATTATCGGCGCGGGCAGCGTGGTGACGCGCGACGTGCCGCCCTTCTGCCTTGCCGCCGGTTCGCCCGCCCGCGTGCTGCGCTGCCTCAAACCCGGCGAAAAGGCCCAGCAGCCCGCAGGTACGGAATAG
- a CDS encoding FeoA family protein → MDSVIPLTSLKVGELARIVSINAKGELARRIRDMGLGSGMPVSVVGYAPLRDPLALRCAEVTIALRRREAGAIMVQTVV, encoded by the coding sequence ATGGATTCAGTCATTCCGCTTACTTCCCTCAAGGTGGGCGAGCTGGCCCGCATCGTGAGCATCAACGCCAAGGGCGAGCTTGCACGGCGAATCCGCGACATGGGCCTTGGATCGGGCATGCCCGTTTCTGTAGTTGGCTATGCGCCCCTGCGCGACCCGCTGGCCCTGCGCTGCGCAGAGGTCACCATCGCCCTGCGTCGCAGGGAGGCCGGGGCCATCATGGTGCAGACAGTGGTGTAA
- a CDS encoding GGDEF domain-containing protein, with protein sequence MSDTTERVSGMGIRAYLALGLTVMALLFTASFFYFMSMTREMSVAGTKTYGAFMALAETRKKADTTLQERLHETRAALTAARQSDGDTTPVVDAALVDASLAKLEAGIAEIAARQPATDDMLLQLQRTATLAHQFENSLLLGFLLLGAGLVTLFGLLRLHLARPLQGIMAFLNQLGTGAASQPPRRSFIIELGNIAASLENLGTYLSLATVRSQKLASEHDHFQKMSLVDGLTGVGNRRAFDEKLRVLWAQARENHSPVALIMLDVDTFKRYNDSLGHQAGDQCLRRVAAAMSRAARATDTCARYGGEEFALLLPGADAATAQAVAARVHKEVAREQLPHPASLVSAFVTVSLGVSSIAPTSDQQEEGQLLVRQTDAALYQAKAAGRNRTCVFGLS encoded by the coding sequence ATGTCCGACACTACAGAACGCGTATCCGGCATGGGCATACGCGCATACCTTGCACTGGGTCTGACCGTCATGGCCCTGCTGTTCACGGCCAGCTTTTTTTATTTTATGAGCATGACGCGTGAAATGAGCGTGGCGGGTACAAAAACATACGGGGCCTTTATGGCTCTGGCCGAAACCCGTAAAAAGGCCGACACGACGCTGCAGGAGCGCCTGCACGAAACCCGCGCGGCCCTGACCGCCGCCCGGCAGAGCGATGGGGACACGACGCCCGTAGTCGACGCCGCCCTGGTCGATGCGTCGCTGGCAAAGCTTGAGGCAGGCATAGCCGAGATCGCCGCCCGACAGCCCGCCACGGACGACATGCTGTTGCAGCTGCAACGCACCGCAACCCTAGCGCATCAGTTCGAAAACAGCCTGCTCCTGGGCTTTTTGCTGCTTGGCGCGGGGCTGGTAACGCTGTTTGGGCTTTTGCGGCTGCACCTTGCCCGGCCTCTGCAAGGCATCATGGCCTTTCTCAACCAGCTGGGCACAGGGGCTGCCAGTCAGCCGCCCAGGCGCAGCTTCATCATCGAGCTTGGCAACATTGCCGCATCGCTCGAAAATCTCGGCACATACCTTTCACTCGCCACGGTGCGCTCGCAAAAACTGGCCTCGGAGCACGACCATTTTCAAAAGATGTCGCTGGTGGACGGCCTGACCGGCGTGGGCAACCGCCGCGCCTTTGACGAAAAGCTGCGCGTCCTCTGGGCGCAGGCCCGCGAAAACCATTCGCCCGTGGCGCTTATCATGCTGGATGTGGATACCTTCAAGCGTTACAACGACAGCCTTGGCCACCAGGCAGGCGACCAGTGCCTGCGCCGCGTTGCTGCGGCCATGAGCCGGGCCGCCCGCGCCACAGACACCTGCGCCCGCTACGGCGGCGAAGAATTCGCCCTGCTGCTGCCCGGCGCGGACGCAGCAACGGCGCAGGCCGTGGCGGCCCGCGTCCACAAGGAGGTCGCCCGCGAGCAGCTGCCCCACCCGGCCTCGCTGGTAAGCGCCTTTGTGACGGTAAGCCTGGGCGTGAGCAGCATCGCGCCCACCTCCGATCAGCAGGAAGAAGGCCAGCTGCTGGTACGCCAGACAGACGCAGCCCTGTACCAGGCCAAGGCCGCAGGCCGCAACCGCACCTGCGTATTTGGGCTATCCTAA